In one Desulfuribacillus stibiiarsenatis genomic region, the following are encoded:
- a CDS encoding HMA2 domain-containing protein, with product MFQMLCGTLLTAVGTNALSNFSNIKVNVVHASPGRLRLQSPTWKNKQVADKLVETFGKHPLVMKVTASHITGSLLLEFHQPHITQEQFNSLMDSAVVGSVKGFKAKEADVMKVMRKTINHVDHFIKSKTLGISDIASIIVITLIVSSVVSIRGNNPGAGYRNLLWAYRMIKGEEARSKWLN from the coding sequence ATGTTTCAAATGCTATGTGGTACCTTATTAACAGCTGTAGGAACTAATGCTTTATCGAACTTCTCAAATATTAAGGTGAATGTCGTTCATGCCTCCCCTGGGAGATTAAGACTTCAAAGCCCTACTTGGAAGAATAAGCAAGTGGCGGACAAGTTAGTCGAAACTTTTGGAAAACATCCGCTTGTAATGAAAGTAACAGCATCACATATTACGGGTAGTCTGCTATTAGAATTCCATCAACCGCACATTACACAAGAACAATTTAACAGCTTAATGGATAGTGCAGTCGTAGGATCAGTGAAAGGGTTCAAGGCCAAAGAAGCAGATGTAATGAAGGTTATGCGTAAGACAATTAATCATGTCGATCATTTTATTAAGAGTAAAACATTAGGCATTTCTGATATCGCGTCTATTATAGTGATTACCCTAATCGTTTCAAGCGTTGTTAGCATAAGGGGCAACAACCCGGGTGCAGGTTACAGAAACCTGTTATGGGCTTATAGAATGATTAAAGGAGAGGAGGCACGGAGTAAGTGGCTCAACTAG
- a CDS encoding rhodanese-like domain-containing protein: MNRYSLLFIVALVTLSLVACGAGYKNIDVHQANTLSADGEHVMLDVRTVEEYAEGHVPGTVNIPVEELESRLDELNKDTKYLVICRSGKRSVTASEILVKNGFKQVTNVEGGMLAWPYEVEK; encoded by the coding sequence GTGAACAGATATTCCCTATTATTTATAGTTGCTTTGGTCACGCTTTCACTTGTAGCGTGTGGTGCTGGTTATAAAAACATCGACGTACATCAAGCGAATACATTAAGTGCAGATGGTGAACACGTTATGCTTGACGTAAGAACTGTTGAAGAATATGCAGAAGGTCATGTTCCTGGAACGGTTAATATTCCAGTTGAGGAATTGGAGAGTCGCTTAGATGAACTAAATAAGGACACGAAGTATTTAGTCATTTGTAGATCAGGAAAACGAAGTGTGACAGCTAGTGAAATATTAGTAAAAAACGGTTTTAAACAGGTAACAAATGTTGAAGGCGGCATGCTTGCTTGGCCTTATGAAGTAGAAAAATAA
- a CDS encoding rhodanese-like domain-containing protein produces MEDQNIEVHTSIEAIRAKDLWKNQGYTLIDVRTPVEYQDDHIEGAILIPIDELKSRILELDKNKKYIVICRSGNRSSKACDIFIQQGFSEFYSVKGGLEAWNQV; encoded by the coding sequence TTGGAAGATCAGAACATTGAGGTACATACATCTATAGAAGCAATAAGGGCGAAAGACCTTTGGAAGAATCAAGGATACACATTAATTGACGTGAGAACACCTGTGGAATATCAGGATGATCATATTGAAGGTGCAATTTTGATACCAATTGATGAATTGAAAAGCAGAATTCTTGAATTAGATAAGAACAAAAAATATATCGTCATTTGTCGTAGTGGAAACCGCAGTTCCAAAGCTTGCGATATATTTATACAGCAAGGCTTCTCGGAGTTTTATAGCGTAAAAGGTGGTCTGGAAGCATGGAATCAGGTATAA
- a CDS encoding HMA2 domain-containing protein, producing the protein MFLINNVILANRIRKILSRNNIDIAHLIPGRLRLKCTGWQDKEDRIYQFLQELEKEPKIESAQYTPETGSLLILFDKSLLQEIQIIEKWLTRAEQIINS; encoded by the coding sequence ATGTTTTTAATCAATAACGTAATACTTGCAAATCGTATACGCAAAATCCTTTCTCGAAATAACATAGACATAGCACACTTAATCCCTGGAAGGTTACGCTTAAAATGCACAGGTTGGCAAGATAAAGAAGATAGAATTTATCAATTCCTTCAAGAATTAGAAAAGGAACCGAAAATCGAATCCGCTCAATATACGCCTGAAACCGGAAGTTTATTAATCCTCTTCGATAAATCCCTACTTCAAGAGATACAAATCATAGAGAAATGGTTAACACGTGCTGAACAAATTATTAATTCTTAA